A genomic stretch from Candidatus Saganbacteria bacterium includes:
- the ftsW gene encoding putative lipid II flippase FtsW: MKKRPGADKPFLALTLALILFGTIMIFSSSPVMGIKVGDSFYYLKHHLLYLILGFFAFVLAMNLEMPKLKRFALPILSLSVFFLFMLFIPRFGTTLGGATRWLNLYLFSFQPSELVKFAMVLYFSMALSNIKDKVGDFMKGLLPLLLILIFVVAIIIKQPDLGTALSILGTSFIMLFIAGARIAHLTVLAAVGAFAVLIISILSPYKLKRLVAYLDPWKDPLGVGFHIIQSLLAVGSGGIFGLGLGNSRQKFYYLPQQYADFIFAVLCEELGFIGAIALLLIFVLFFLRGMHIAKNAPDSFSSLLAFGLILMFFVQAALNLLVVVGLIPTTGIPLPFVSYGGTAMIINLFSVGIIANISRLKK; encoded by the coding sequence TTGAAAAAAAGACCCGGAGCCGATAAGCCATTTTTGGCGCTGACGCTTGCGCTTATACTTTTTGGGACGATAATGATCTTCTCTTCAAGCCCGGTCATGGGGATAAAAGTCGGGGACAGCTTTTATTATTTGAAACACCATCTTTTATATTTGATATTAGGGTTTTTTGCCTTTGTCCTGGCAATGAACCTCGAAATGCCCAAGCTTAAAAGATTTGCGCTTCCCATTCTTTCCTTGTCCGTGTTCTTCCTGTTCATGCTTTTTATACCGCGATTCGGCACAACTCTCGGAGGAGCCACAAGGTGGCTCAATTTGTACCTATTTTCATTTCAGCCGTCCGAGCTCGTCAAGTTCGCTATGGTACTGTATTTTTCTATGGCGCTGTCAAACATCAAGGATAAAGTCGGTGATTTTATGAAGGGTTTATTGCCTCTCCTATTGATCTTGATATTTGTTGTCGCGATAATCATAAAACAGCCCGATCTTGGGACTGCGCTTTCGATCTTAGGCACGTCATTTATCATGCTATTTATTGCGGGGGCAAGGATCGCACATCTTACGGTACTTGCGGCTGTCGGCGCTTTTGCTGTTCTTATAATAAGCATCCTTTCGCCGTATAAGCTAAAGAGACTTGTCGCTTATCTTGACCCTTGGAAGGATCCACTTGGCGTTGGTTTCCATATTATCCAATCATTGCTCGCGGTCGGATCCGGCGGGATATTTGGGCTGGGGCTTGGCAATTCCAGGCAAAAATTCTATTATCTCCCCCAGCAATACGCGGATTTCATTTTTGCGGTATTGTGCGAAGAGCTTGGCTTCATAGGGGCTATTGCTTTGCTTTTGATATTTGTCCTGTTCTTTTTGCGGGGGATGCATATCGCAAAGAACGCCCCTGATAGCTTTTCATCGCTTCTGGCATTTGGGCTTATCTTAATGTTTTTTGTCCAGGCGGCCCTGAATCTGCTGGTCGTAGTCGGACTTATACCGACGACGGGGATACCTCTTCCTTTTGTGAGTTACGGAGGCACTGCGATGATAATCAATCTCTTCTCCGTCGGGATCATCGCAAATATCTCAAGGCTTAAGAAATGA
- the murD gene encoding UDP-N-acetylmuramoyl-L-alanine--D-glutamate ligase, producing MTNWNEKNVTVFGLGKSGFATAKKLSSLGAKVLAVEISPAEKTEKSIEKAELIVLSPGIDPDIDILKKARGRNIPVISEIELAFRFFTKPIIAVTGTNGKTTTATLIYEFIKASGRKVSLAGNIGTPLVSIDDTELDFIVAEISSYQLETILTFRPWISVITNLTPDHLTRHKSMGQYASAKARIYLNQRKTDYLVFNAEDPLVVKLIERSEARHVPFSKKYAGEVIPLSISDIEIKGEHNIENAMAAALAAKLAGVSNDVIAKVLREFPGVEHRIEYFIEKKGVKFYNDSKATNPDSTIVALRALRGDQKNIVLILGGRDKNTDLVEMNGLIKETVKTVILIGEASGRFEEGLAKVGFAGIKKASSLEEAVRISYGSASPGDFILLSPACASFDMFKDFEDRGRRFKELVAKL from the coding sequence ATGACAAATTGGAATGAAAAAAATGTCACTGTTTTTGGCCTGGGAAAATCGGGCTTTGCGACCGCGAAAAAATTATCCTCTTTAGGCGCGAAGGTTTTAGCTGTCGAAATTTCTCCCGCCGAAAAAACCGAAAAAAGCATTGAAAAGGCCGAATTGATCGTTTTAAGCCCGGGGATAGATCCCGATATTGATATTTTAAAAAAGGCGCGCGGCAGGAATATCCCTGTTATTTCAGAAATTGAACTCGCGTTCAGGTTTTTTACTAAGCCGATAATTGCTGTTACCGGAACGAATGGGAAAACAACTACAGCAACTCTCATTTATGAATTCATTAAAGCTTCGGGGAGAAAGGTTTCATTAGCCGGCAATATCGGAACTCCATTGGTCTCAATCGATGACACGGAACTTGATTTTATTGTAGCCGAAATTAGCAGTTATCAGCTTGAAACTATTTTAACTTTCAGGCCATGGATAAGCGTCATCACGAATTTAACTCCTGATCATCTAACAAGGCATAAGAGCATGGGCCAATACGCATCGGCAAAAGCCAGGATATATTTGAACCAAAGAAAAACGGATTATCTTGTTTTTAATGCCGAAGATCCTCTTGTCGTGAAATTAATTGAAAGGTCAGAAGCAAGGCATGTGCCATTTTCGAAAAAATATGCCGGCGAAGTGATTCCTCTTTCAATTTCCGATATCGAGATAAAAGGCGAACATAACATTGAAAACGCGATGGCGGCCGCCTTGGCAGCCAAGTTGGCCGGCGTTTCAAATGATGTAATAGCAAAAGTTCTGCGTGAATTCCCGGGCGTCGAGCATAGGATCGAGTATTTCATCGAAAAGAAAGGCGTTAAATTCTATAATGATTCAAAAGCCACGAATCCCGATTCGACTATCGTTGCGCTTCGCGCCCTAAGAGGAGACCAGAAAAACATCGTGCTTATTCTGGGCGGAAGGGATAAGAACACCGATCTTGTAGAGATGAACGGCCTGATCAAGGAAACGGTTAAAACTGTAATATTGATAGGCGAAGCTTCGGGCAGGTTCGAAGAAGGCCTGGCCAAGGTCGGATTTGCCGGGATAAAAAAAGCTTCTAGTTTGGAGGAGGCTGTCCGGATTTCGTATGGCAGCGCATCTCCTGGCGACTTCATCCTGTTATCGCCTGCATGCGCAAGTTTTGACATGTTCAAGGATTTTGAGGATCGCGGGCGGCGGTTCAAAGAACTGGTGGCGAAGCTTTGA
- a CDS encoding phospho-N-acetylmuramoyl-pentapeptide-transferase, with protein MLPLFYLFVQAFSASFLVTYLLIKLFTKYKFKQIEREEGPQSHKIKSGTPTMGGIGFVPIVLILSLLTIDMKYIPVLLLYLGFSFIGFTDDFVKVFKGRNLGLTFWQKIILQTIFSACFAFYIINITNYWAVNPAIYFLFLIFIIIGAANAANLTDGLDGLLAGTSILAFVPFFISFYLNGLLGGAALSLVFIAAIFGFLFFNFPKAMIFMGDTGSLGIGAALSGFAIISHHELVLIVVCGVYLVEALSVIIQVISYKLWKRRVFKMAPLHHHFELLGFSEMQVVLLFWSVQAILSIIGVFLL; from the coding sequence ATGCTTCCTCTTTTTTATCTTTTTGTCCAAGCTTTTTCTGCGTCATTTCTTGTTACTTATCTATTAATTAAACTATTTACAAAGTATAAGTTCAAACAAATCGAAAGGGAGGAAGGGCCTCAAAGCCACAAAATAAAAAGCGGGACGCCTACAATGGGCGGGATAGGGTTTGTTCCAATTGTTCTTATCCTTTCGCTATTAACAATCGATATGAAATATATTCCCGTGCTTCTATTGTATTTAGGATTTTCATTTATTGGGTTTACCGATGATTTTGTTAAGGTATTTAAGGGTAGGAACTTGGGGCTGACTTTCTGGCAAAAGATAATCCTTCAAACTATTTTTTCAGCCTGTTTTGCTTTTTATATAATTAATATTACTAATTATTGGGCCGTTAATCCCGCCATATATTTCTTGTTTTTGATCTTTATAATAATTGGCGCCGCAAATGCGGCAAATCTGACGGATGGCTTGGACGGACTGCTTGCCGGAACATCAATCTTGGCATTTGTTCCATTCTTTATCAGTTTTTATTTGAATGGGTTGTTAGGCGGTGCGGCATTGAGCCTTGTATTTATTGCGGCGATCTTCGGTTTTTTGTTTTTTAATTTTCCGAAAGCAATGATCTTCATGGGCGATACCGGATCTTTGGGGATAGGGGCCGCTCTTTCCGGATTCGCGATAATTAGCCATCATGAGCTGGTCCTCATTGTTGTTTGCGGGGTATATTTAGTTGAAGCGCTCTCTGTTATAATACAGGTAATAAGCTATAAACTATGGAAAAGGCGCGTCTTCAAAATGGCGCCTTTACATCATCATTTTGAGCTTTTGGGATTTTCGGAAATGCAGGTCGTTCTTTTATTTTGGTCTGTACAAGCTATATTAAGCATTATAGGAGTATTTTTGTTATGA